A stretch of the Medicago truncatula cultivar Jemalong A17 chromosome 5, MtrunA17r5.0-ANR, whole genome shotgun sequence genome encodes the following:
- the LOC11430458 gene encoding cation/H(+) antiporter 14 gives MNLLEASHASEDSNVRVIAFILVEFLGRSRPLLVTHQPHDILRYTSLKSTQINNAFHQYAQQNKGYAYIEIFTSISNFETINDDICRIATDKMANIWILPFHKQWEIDGSVQITNKEIQYMNIKVLKMAPCSVRILVDRRTVNTTQLFSKQISSSASHVGVFFIGGADDIEALAYSSRMCRHEYLNVTVVRFLQFGHENSIERKHDSDIIDEYAQLNKRKRRFNLMDEVMKDGTEMSNSIRKWIDCFDLIIVGREHSSESALLQGYEKWSECPELGIIGDMLASQDFETKTTVLIVQQQRIMPRKFAQDKVSHMPIERDHVLHSAPIDIQIRIKEKIII, from the coding sequence ATGAACCTATTGGAAGCATCCCATGCAAGTGAAGATAGCAATGTTAGAGTGATAGCTTTTATCCTAGTAGAGTTTCTAGGAAGATCAAGACCACTTCTTGTCACGCATCAACCTCATGATATCCTACGATACACCTCATTGAAATCGACTCAAATCAACAATGCATTCCATCAATATGCACAACAGAACAAAGGGTAtgcatatattgaaatattcaCTTCAATCTCGAATTTTGAAACCATAAATGATGATATTTGTCGTATAGCGACCGACAAAATGGCCAACATTTGGATTCTTCCTTTTCACAAGCAATGGGAAATTGATGGTAGTGTTCaaataacaaacaaagaaattcaATACATGAACATCAAAGTTCTCAAAATGGCACCATGTTCTGTTAGAATCCTAGTTGATAGAAGAACAGTTAATACCACACAATTGTTTTCGAAACAAATATCATCATCAGCATCCCATGTTGGTGTGTTCTTCATTGGAGGTGCAGATGATATCGAAGCACTAGCCTATAGCTCGAGAATGTGTAGACATGAATATTTGAATGTAACGGTGGTTAGGTTTCTTCAATTTGGACATGAAAACTCGATAGAGAGGAAGCACGATAGCGATATTATTGACGAATATGCACAGTTAAATAAGAGAAAACGTAGGTTTAATCTTATGGATGAAGTTATGAAAGATGGAACAGAAATGTCTAATAGTATTAGAAAATGGATAGATTGTTTTGATTTGATAATTGTTGGAAGGGAACATTCTTCAGAATCTGCTTTGCTTCAAGGGTATGAGAAATGGAGTGAGTGTCCTGAACTAGGTATCATTGGAGACATGCTTGCTTCACAAGATTTTGAGACAAAAACAACGGTTTTGATTGTGCAACAGCAGAGAATTATGCCAAGAAAGTTTGCTCAAGATAAAGTTTCTCATATGCCAATTGAAAGAGATCATGTGTTACATAGTGCTCCTATTGATATTCAAATcagaataaaggaaaaaataattatataa